From the genome of Mugil cephalus isolate CIBA_MC_2020 chromosome 2, CIBA_Mcephalus_1.1, whole genome shotgun sequence, one region includes:
- the si:ch211-196h16.12 gene encoding regulator of G-protein signaling 5 yields the protein MCKGLSYLPSSCLEKAKGMRVKLSHLAENHHKLKVQDGKILQDLETLLNHKSGLQAFRDFLRSEFSEENLAFWLACEEYRVSSSTLQKTKAGSIYSQFINPDAPQEVNLDAETREALLSVMESPCADTFNKAQQRIYTLMAKDSFPRFLRSQHCMEAIKAF from the exons ATGTGTAAAGGACTCTCCTACCTGCCTTCATCATGTCTGGAGAA GGCAAAGGGGATGCGGGTGAAGTTAAGCCACTTGGCTGAAAACCACCACAAGCTAAA agttcaggatGGGAAAATTCTGCAGGATCTGGAAACTCTGCTAAACCACAAAA GCGGTCTGCAGGCCTTTCGCGACTTCCTGCGCTCAGAGTTCAGCGAGGAGAACCTTGCGTTCTGGTTGGCCTGTGAGGAGTACAGGGTCTCCTCTTCCACCCTGCAGAAGACCAAGGCCGGCAGCATCTACAGCCAGTTCATCAACCCTGACGCTCCTCAGGAG GTGAACCTGGATGCTGAGACCCGCGAGGCTCTGCTGAGTGTGATGGAGTCTCCATGTGCCGACACTTTCAACAAGGCCCAGCAGAGGATCTACACTCTGATGGCCAAGGACTCCTTCCCTCGCTTCCTGCGTTCCCAGCACTGCATGGAGGCCATCAAGGCTTTCTAA
- the c2h19orf53 gene encoding leydig cell tumor 10 kDa protein homolog translates to MAQGSQKFKAQRPGASKKQHQNKQKGPKKGGRVIAPKKAQVVQQQKLKKGLEVAIRNKIEQEVTQKASSSMHKPLSVIKGSEGKGNPGAARPGTSSK, encoded by the exons ATGGCTCAAGGGTCTCAAAAGTTTAAAGCTCAGCGTCCAGGAGCCTCCAAGAAacaacaccaaaacaaacagaagggaCCGAAGAAAGGAG GGAGGGTCATTGCACCAAAGAAGGCTCAAGTTGTTCAACAGCAGAAGCTGAAGAAG GGTCTAGAAGTTGCCATCAGGAACAAGATTGAGCAGGAGGTGACCCAGAAGGCCAGCTCCTCCATGCACAAGCCTCTGAGTGTGATTAAAGGGTCTGAGGGCAAAGGAAACCCTGGAGCAGCCCGTCCTGGAACCAGCTCTAAATAG
- the mri1 gene encoding methylthioribose-1-phosphate isomerase codes for MTLEAIRYRSGSLQILNQLLLPHQTVYDDIKSVQDAYEAIKSMKVRGAPAIAIVGCLSLAVELRAGAGGDDPVTFIRDSLCHLTSARPTAVNMGRAARELMEFAENESMEKNSEQLRESVIAWIEDMLERDVNDNRKIGNYGAQHILSGVPRDSVTILTHCNTGSLATAGYGTALGVVRSLHALGRLKRVYCTETRPYNQGSRLTAYEAVAEGIPATLITDSMAALTMREMAITAVVVGADRVVANGDTANKVGTYQLAIAAKHHGIPFYVAAPSTSCDLSLESGRDIIIEVRPPEELTSINGVPIAAPGIEVWNPAFDVTPHQLITGGIITELGVFLPSELQAALTGRLTAL; via the exons ATGACGCTGGAAGCGATCCGCTACCGGTCCGGGTCTTTGCAGATCCTcaaccagctgctgctgccacaccAGACCGTGTACGATGACATCAAATCGGTGCAGGACGCTTACGAGGCCATCAAGTCCATGAAG GTGCGTGGAGCTCCGGCCATCGCCATCGTCGGCTGCCTCAGCCTGGCTGTGGAGCTGCGGGCGGGCGCCGGCGGTGACGACCCCGTGACCTTCATCAGGGACTCTCTGTGCCACCTGACCTCGGCCAGGCCCACGGCCGTCAACATGGGCCGAGCCGCCCGCGAGCTCATGGAGTTCGCTGAGAACGAGAGCATGGAGAAGAACTCGGAGCAGCTCAGAGAAAG TGTAATTGCCTGGATCGAAGACATGCTGGAGCGTGACGTCAATGACAACAGGAAGATCGGTAACTATGGAGCCCAGCACATCCTGTCCGGCGTCCCAAGGGATTCTGTCACCATCCTCACACACTGCAACACGGGCTCGCTGGCCACGGCCGGATACGGGACCGCGCTGG GAGTGGTGAGGAGCCTCCACGCTCTGGGCAGGCTGAAGCGTGTTTACTGCACGGAGACGAGGCCGTACAACCAAGGATCCAGACTGACGGCGTATGAGGCGGTTGCAGAGGGAATCCCCGCCACGCTCATCACAGACAGCATGGCCGCCCTGACCATGAGAGAAATGGCCATCACAG ctgtggtggtgggtgcAGACAGGGTGGTTGCCAACGGTGACACGGCTAACAAGGTGGGCACGTACCAGCTGGCCATCGCCGCAAAGCACCATGGGATACCTTTCTACGTGGCCGCGCCCAGCACATCGTGTGACCTGAGCCTGGAGAGCGGCAGGGACATCATCATCGAAGTGCGCCCCCCTGAGGAACTCACCAGCATAAACGGAGTCCCCATCGCTGCCCCGG GTATTGAGGTGTGGAACCCGGCGTTCGACGTGACCCCTCACCAGCTCATCACGGGAGGTATCATCACAGAGCTGGGGGTCTTCCTCCCCTCTGAGCTCCAGGCGGCGCTCACCGGCCGCCTCACTGCCCTCTAG